The Uruburuella testudinis genome window below encodes:
- a CDS encoding YhcH/YjgK/YiaL family protein, translating into MILDTIANAERYAALHPDFLEAMALLQTLDFANLPDGQVPCANPNIRIFIGREPMRSREDAKPEAHIQHIDIQVPLSGSEGYGWIDRGRLKHSLGYNEMRDIEFFDDTPDVWFDVAPGEFTLFFPADAHAPLVGNEPHIRKAVFKIRTLEYRIESP; encoded by the coding sequence ATGATACTCGACACCATCGCCAACGCCGAGCGCTACGCCGCCCTGCATCCCGACTTTCTCGAAGCCATGGCGCTGCTGCAAACGCTCGATTTTGCCAACTTGCCCGACGGCCAAGTGCCGTGCGCCAATCCCAATATCCGCATCTTTATTGGCCGCGAACCGATGCGCAGCCGCGAAGACGCAAAGCCCGAAGCACACATTCAGCACATCGATATTCAGGTGCCCTTAAGCGGCAGCGAAGGCTACGGCTGGATAGACAGAGGCCGTCTGAAACACAGCTTGGGCTATAACGAAATGCGCGATATCGAATTTTTCGACGACACCCCCGATGTGTGGTTCGATGTCGCCCCCGGCGAATTCACCCTCTTCTTCCCCGCAGATGCCCACGCCCCGCTGGTCGGCAATGAGCCGCATATCCGCAAAGCCGTGTTTAAAATCCGCACCCTCGAATACCGAATCGAATCACCTTAA
- a CDS encoding ArsR/SmtB family transcription factor has product MQTELDEETLFQLSQIFKALADPTRIRILHLLCTGEHAVGEIAAKLSLSQSATSHQLRFLKNLRLVKFRRAGATLYYSEDDTHVIGLLKQALEHVSHR; this is encoded by the coding sequence ATGCAAACCGAACTTGATGAAGAAACCTTGTTTCAGCTTTCGCAGATTTTTAAAGCGCTGGCCGACCCCACCCGCATCCGCATCTTGCACTTGTTGTGTACGGGCGAACATGCGGTGGGGGAAATTGCCGCCAAACTCAGTTTGAGCCAGTCGGCTACCTCGCACCAGCTGCGTTTTTTGAAAAACCTGCGCTTGGTGAAGTTTCGCCGTGCCGGTGCTACTTTATATTATTCTGAAGACGACACGCATGTTATCGGCCTGCTCAAGCAGGCGCTCGAGCACGTGTCGCACCGTTAA
- a CDS encoding NAD(P)H-binding protein, with protein sequence MTPPTIAVTGSSGHIGGMVAQRLSHAEFPLVLPLRNPAKAPELPHSEARVCSYADKTAAKAALNGISVLFMVSAGESLTRAAEHRTFVSAAAEAGVQHIVYLSFAGADAHSTFTLARTHADTEAAIQASGISHTFLRDNFYSEMMAELAGPDHIIRGPAGNGRVACVSQYDVAEAAANILQDIAAGGSRHRNQTYTLTGSESLSLTDIAAQLSTYRGTNYRFHNETTEEAYAARRAGYPDTPDWMLDAWVSTYTAIAADELARIYPDLADILDRTPRTFQQVLQEKAV encoded by the coding sequence ATGACACCCCCGACCATCGCCGTTACCGGCAGCAGCGGCCACATCGGCGGCATGGTTGCCCAACGCTTAAGCCATGCCGAATTTCCGTTGGTGCTTCCCCTGCGCAACCCCGCCAAAGCGCCCGAACTGCCGCACAGCGAAGCGCGCGTGTGCAGTTATGCCGACAAAACCGCTGCAAAAGCCGCATTAAACGGCATTTCGGTTCTGTTTATGGTTTCCGCCGGCGAAAGCCTCACCCGCGCAGCCGAACACCGAACCTTTGTTTCCGCAGCCGCCGAAGCGGGTGTACAGCATATCGTTTACCTGTCTTTTGCCGGCGCTGATGCACACAGCACCTTCACCCTCGCCCGCACCCATGCCGATACCGAAGCCGCAATTCAAGCTAGCGGCATCAGCCACACCTTTTTGCGCGACAACTTCTACAGCGAAATGATGGCCGAGCTGGCCGGCCCGGATCACATTATCCGCGGCCCGGCAGGCAACGGCCGCGTGGCCTGCGTTTCCCAATACGATGTGGCGGAAGCCGCCGCCAATATCCTGCAAGACATTGCCGCAGGCGGCAGCCGCCACCGCAACCAAACCTATACGCTGACCGGCTCCGAATCGCTCAGCCTCACCGACATTGCCGCACAATTAAGCACATACCGCGGCACAAACTACCGCTTCCACAATGAAACAACAGAAGAAGCCTATGCCGCCCGCCGCGCCGGCTATCCCGACACGCCGGATTGGATGCTGGATGCCTGGGTATCCACCTACACCGCCATTGCAGCAGACGAACTCGCGCGCATTTACCCGGATTTAGCAGATATTCTCGACAGAACGCCGCGCACATTCCAACAAGTATTGCAGGAAAAGGCCGTCTGA
- a CDS encoding paraquat-inducible protein A, translating into MPPFIYKPVNTYRRWWRYQLFRPDATLPAHTLDCPECGQRVDLPRLRQGQEAHCPNCGFELVEVEKNPYLAPLAYATTALILMACVYSMMFVTVELGSVTAILSLPSMLKTLILQDFGFLAEVMFVLTFGTPLLFLLLCLYVYTALVRKKIYPGLFYATRTLARLRHWIMVDVFFVSTLVAYIKLSAVARVEFGAAFWLMFGLAVMLIRTSVSIPQHWVYYKIHQIRGYRAVQTASDDKICCSRCLYFRDKTEHTCGVCGSTLFRRRPKSLSISLAFLLAAAVLYVPANVLPIMISSNPLNTEISTILNGITYMWRDGDKLIAAIIFSASILVPTLKIASMGFLITCASLRPPLAAHTLSRLYRLTDAVGRWSMIDIFVIIILMSAFHTPLARVTPGPASLYFCLVVLLTMLSAYFFDPRLIWDKARSSMPSENISAIKPEYER; encoded by the coding sequence ATGCCGCCTTTTATCTACAAACCGGTCAACACCTACCGCCGCTGGTGGCGCTATCAGTTGTTCCGCCCTGATGCCACACTGCCGGCGCACACGCTCGATTGCCCCGAATGCGGACAACGGGTGGATTTGCCGCGCCTGCGCCAAGGGCAGGAAGCGCATTGCCCCAATTGCGGCTTCGAGCTGGTAGAGGTTGAAAAAAATCCGTATCTGGCGCCGCTGGCTTATGCGACAACCGCGCTGATTCTGATGGCGTGTGTTTACAGCATGATGTTTGTAACGGTGGAGCTGGGCAGCGTAACTGCGATTCTGTCGCTGCCTTCGATGTTGAAAACGCTGATTTTGCAGGATTTCGGTTTTTTGGCCGAAGTGATGTTTGTACTCACGTTCGGCACGCCGCTGTTGTTTTTGCTGCTGTGCCTGTATGTGTATACTGCGCTGGTGCGCAAAAAAATCTATCCCGGCCTGTTTTACGCCACACGCACGCTGGCGCGGCTGCGGCATTGGATTATGGTTGACGTGTTTTTTGTGTCGACGCTGGTGGCGTATATCAAGCTCTCGGCGGTGGCGCGGGTGGAGTTTGGCGCTGCATTCTGGCTGATGTTCGGCCTGGCGGTGATGCTGATCCGCACTTCGGTGTCGATTCCGCAGCACTGGGTGTATTACAAAATCCACCAGATTCGCGGCTATCGGGCGGTTCAGACGGCCTCAGACGATAAAATCTGTTGCAGCCGCTGTTTGTATTTCCGTGATAAAACGGAACACACCTGCGGCGTGTGCGGCTCAACGCTGTTTCGACGCCGCCCCAAAAGCCTGAGCATTTCGCTGGCCTTTTTGCTGGCGGCAGCAGTGCTGTATGTGCCGGCCAATGTGTTGCCGATTATGATTTCATCCAACCCGCTCAACACCGAAATCAGCACGATTCTCAACGGCATCACATATATGTGGCGCGACGGCGACAAGCTGATTGCAGCGATTATTTTCAGCGCCAGCATTTTGGTGCCCACATTAAAAATCGCATCGATGGGCTTTTTGATTACCTGCGCGAGCTTGCGCCCGCCGCTGGCCGCACACACATTGTCGCGCCTCTACCGGCTCACCGATGCGGTGGGGCGCTGGTCGATGATTGATATTTTTGTGATTATTATTCTGATGAGCGCATTCCACACGCCGCTGGCGCGGGTAACGCCCGGCCCGGCTTCGCTTTATTTCTGCCTGGTGGTGCTGCTGACCATGCTTTCCGCTTATTTTTTCGATCCGCGCCTGATTTGGGATAAAGCGCGCTCATCGATGCCGTCTGAAAACATTTCCGCCATAAAGCCCGAATATGAACGATGA
- the leuB gene encoding 3-isopropylmalate dehydrogenase: MTQQIAILPGDGIGPEITAQAVRVLDKLKEQGLDIAYEYAPIGGAGYDEYGHPYPEFTQKLCRAADAVLLGAVGGPQYDNLDRPLRPERGLLAIRKDLNLFANLRPAILYPELANASTLKPEVVAGLDILIVRELTGDIYFGEPRGIRTLENGEREGFNTMRYSESEIRRIAHVAFKAAQKRSKKVCSVGKANVLETTELWREIFDEIAPEYPDVELSHMYVDNAAMQLVRAPKQFDVIATGNIFGDILSDQASMLTGSIGMLPSASLNETGKGLYEPSHGSAPDIAGQNKANPLATILSAAMLLRYSLGDEARAQQIEAAVQKVLEQGYRTGDIFEEGCKLVSCSEMGDAVLAAL, encoded by the coding sequence ATGACCCAACAAATCGCCATTCTGCCGGGTGACGGCATCGGCCCCGAAATCACCGCCCAAGCCGTGCGCGTGCTCGACAAACTGAAAGAGCAAGGCCTTGATATTGCCTACGAATATGCGCCAATCGGCGGCGCAGGTTACGACGAATACGGCCACCCCTACCCCGAATTCACCCAAAAGCTGTGCCGCGCCGCCGATGCGGTATTGCTCGGTGCAGTGGGCGGCCCGCAATACGATAATCTCGACCGGCCGCTGCGCCCCGAACGCGGCTTGCTCGCCATCCGCAAAGATTTAAACCTGTTTGCCAACCTGCGCCCGGCGATTCTGTATCCAGAATTGGCCAACGCCTCCACACTGAAGCCCGAAGTGGTGGCCGGTTTGGATATTTTGATTGTGCGCGAGCTTACCGGTGATATTTATTTCGGCGAACCGCGCGGCATCCGCACGCTGGAAAACGGCGAGCGCGAAGGCTTCAACACCATGCGCTACAGCGAAAGCGAAATCCGCCGTATCGCCCATGTAGCCTTCAAAGCCGCACAAAAACGCAGCAAAAAAGTCTGCTCGGTCGGCAAAGCCAATGTATTGGAAACCACCGAATTATGGCGCGAAATTTTTGATGAAATCGCCCCCGAATACCCCGATGTAGAATTAAGCCACATGTATGTCGACAACGCCGCCATGCAGCTCGTGCGCGCACCGAAACAGTTTGACGTGATTGCCACCGGCAACATCTTCGGCGACATTTTGAGCGACCAGGCTTCGATGCTCACCGGCTCCATCGGCATGCTGCCCTCCGCTTCGCTCAACGAAACCGGCAAAGGCCTGTATGAGCCCTCGCACGGCTCCGCGCCCGACATCGCCGGTCAAAACAAAGCCAACCCGCTGGCCACCATTCTCTCTGCCGCCATGCTGCTTCGCTACAGCCTCGGCGACGAAGCCCGCGCGCAACAAATCGAGGCCGCCGTGCAAAAAGTGCTCGAACAAGGCTACCGCACCGGCGATATTTTTGAAGAAGGCTGCAAACTGGTTTCCTGCTCCGAAATGGGCGATGCGGTATTAGCCGCGCTGTAA
- a CDS encoding acetyl-CoA C-acetyltransferase yields the protein MKEVVIVAAKRTPIGSFLGSLASVSAPQLGAVAIRAVLDAADLPPEAVSEVIMGNVLTTGVGQNPARQAALAAGIPVETPATTVNVVCGSGMKAVQMAAQAIMCGDAEIVVAGGQESMSQSPHYLHMRQGLKMGDGKLTDSMVHDGLTDAYRQYHMGITAENIVGKLGLSREEQDELALASQQKAAAARAQGRFDAEIAAVSVPQRKGEPLEISADEYIKADAGAEGLAALRPAFKKDGSVTAGNASGINDGAAAVLMMSAEKAAELGLKPLAVIKGYAAAGVEPEVMGLGPVAAVRMALAKAGWNLDDVDLIEGNEAFAAQALGVAKNLGFDMEKVNVNGGAIALGHPIGASGCRILVTLLHEMQRRDAKKGLATLCVGGGMGLAVLVAR from the coding sequence ATGAAAGAAGTTGTGATTGTTGCCGCCAAGCGCACCCCCATCGGCAGTTTTTTGGGCAGCCTTGCATCGGTGAGCGCGCCGCAGTTGGGCGCGGTAGCGATTCGGGCGGTATTGGATGCGGCGGATTTGCCGCCTGAGGCAGTTAGCGAAGTGATTATGGGCAATGTGCTGACGACAGGGGTCGGCCAAAATCCGGCACGGCAGGCGGCGCTGGCGGCGGGGATTCCGGTTGAAACGCCGGCCACCACGGTGAATGTGGTGTGCGGCTCGGGCATGAAAGCGGTGCAGATGGCCGCACAGGCGATTATGTGCGGCGATGCGGAAATTGTGGTAGCGGGCGGGCAGGAATCAATGTCGCAAAGCCCGCATTATCTGCACATGCGCCAAGGTTTGAAAATGGGTGACGGCAAGCTGACGGACAGCATGGTGCACGACGGGCTGACCGATGCCTACCGGCAATACCATATGGGAATAACGGCGGAAAATATTGTCGGCAAACTCGGCCTCAGTCGCGAAGAGCAAGATGAATTGGCGCTGGCTTCACAGCAAAAAGCCGCTGCTGCCCGCGCGCAGGGGCGTTTTGATGCGGAAATTGCCGCCGTGAGCGTGCCGCAGCGCAAGGGCGAACCGCTGGAAATCAGTGCCGACGAATACATTAAGGCCGATGCCGGCGCCGAGGGTTTGGCGGCGTTGCGGCCGGCGTTTAAAAAAGACGGCAGCGTTACCGCCGGCAATGCTTCGGGCATTAATGACGGCGCGGCGGCGGTGTTGATGATGTCTGCTGAAAAGGCCGCCGAATTGGGCTTGAAACCGTTGGCCGTCATCAAAGGCTATGCCGCCGCCGGGGTTGAACCGGAAGTGATGGGCTTGGGGCCGGTGGCTGCGGTGCGCATGGCGTTGGCAAAAGCGGGGTGGAATCTGGATGATGTGGATTTGATTGAAGGCAATGAGGCATTTGCCGCCCAGGCGTTGGGTGTGGCCAAGAATCTCGGCTTCGATATGGAAAAAGTGAATGTGAACGGCGGTGCGATTGCATTGGGCCACCCCATCGGCGCATCGGGCTGCCGTATTTTGGTTACGCTGCTGCACGAAATGCAGCGGCGCGATGCGAAAAAAGGGCTGGCCACTTTGTGCGTAGGCGGCGGCATGGGCTTGGCGGTGTTGGTGGCGCGTTGA
- a CDS encoding entericidin A/B family lipoprotein encodes MQKLILTAIAAAAFLAGCNTIAGAGEDVSAAGSAVTNTADKVQSEM; translated from the coding sequence ATGCAAAAATTGATTTTAACCGCCATTGCCGCTGCCGCATTTTTAGCCGGTTGCAACACCATCGCCGGTGCAGGTGAAGATGTCAGCGCCGCCGGTTCGGCCGTAACCAACACTGCCGACAAAGTACAATCTGAGATGTAA
- the leuD gene encoding 3-isopropylmalate dehydratase small subunit, translated as MKLFTRINALVAPLDRANVDTDAIIPKQFLKSIKRSGFGPNAFDEWRYLDHGEPGMDNSQRVLNPDFSLNQPRYQGAQVLLTRKNFGCGSSREHAPWALDDYGFRAVIAPSFADIFFNNCYKNGLLPIVLDEAAVDQLFQETEATEGYALDIDLEKQTVTTPSGQSFTFDITEHRKHCLLNGLDEIGLTLQHADDIKAFEEKRKAAQPWLFHA; from the coding sequence ATGAAATTATTTACCCGCATCAACGCGCTGGTTGCCCCGCTTGACCGCGCCAACGTCGACACTGACGCGATTATTCCCAAACAATTTTTAAAATCCATCAAACGCAGCGGCTTCGGCCCCAACGCCTTCGACGAATGGCGCTATCTTGATCACGGCGAGCCCGGCATGGACAACAGCCAACGAGTGCTCAACCCCGATTTTTCGCTCAACCAACCCCGCTATCAGGGCGCACAAGTCTTGCTCACCCGCAAAAACTTCGGCTGCGGCTCCTCGCGCGAACACGCCCCATGGGCGCTGGATGATTACGGCTTCCGCGCCGTGATTGCCCCCTCGTTTGCCGACATCTTCTTCAACAACTGCTACAAAAACGGCCTCTTGCCCATCGTATTGGATGAAGCCGCAGTCGACCAACTGTTTCAAGAAACCGAAGCCACCGAAGGCTACGCACTTGATATCGATCTGGAAAAACAAACCGTTACCACCCCGAGCGGCCAATCTTTTACCTTCGATATCACCGAACACCGCAAACACTGCCTGCTCAACGGCCTCGACGAAATCGGCCTCACCCTGCAACACGCCGACGACATCAAAGCCTTTGAAGAAAAACGCAAAGCCGCTCAGCCGTGGCTGTTTCACGCTTGA
- the leuC gene encoding 3-isopropylmalate dehydratase large subunit: MNAQTLYDKLWNSHIVREEEDGTVLLYIDRHLVHEVTSPQAFEGLKMAGRKLWRIDSVVSTADHNTPTDHWDEGIKDPISKLQVDTLDNNIKSFGALAYFPFKDKGQGIVHVMGPEQGATLPGMTVVCGDSHTSTHGAFGALAHGIGTSEVEHTMATQCITAKKSKAMLIKVDGRLKPGVTAKDVALYIIGRIGTAGGTGYAIEFGGEAIQSLSMEGRMTLCNMAIEAGARSGLVAVDQTTIDYVQGKPLAPKGDDWEKAVAYWRTLVSDEGAQFDKVFEFDAADIEPQVTWGTSPEMVLDINGNVPNPAAEADPVKRSGMERALQYMGLQADTPLNEIPVDVVFIGSCTNSRIEDLREAAAVAKGRKKAANVSRVLVVPGSGLVKEQAEQEGLDKVFTEAGFEWREPGCSMCLAMNADRLEPQERCASTSNRNFEGRQGNGGRTHLVSPAMAAAAAVTGHFTDVRALGVS, from the coding sequence ATGAACGCACAAACCCTTTACGACAAACTTTGGAACAGCCACATCGTCCGCGAAGAAGAAGACGGCACGGTATTGCTGTATATCGACCGCCACTTGGTACACGAAGTAACCAGCCCGCAAGCATTTGAAGGCCTGAAAATGGCTGGGCGCAAGCTGTGGCGCATCGACAGCGTGGTTTCCACCGCCGACCACAACACCCCCACCGACCATTGGGATGAAGGCATCAAAGACCCCATTTCCAAACTGCAAGTAGACACTTTGGATAACAACATCAAATCTTTCGGCGCACTGGCCTACTTTCCGTTTAAAGACAAAGGCCAGGGCATCGTGCACGTGATGGGCCCCGAACAAGGCGCCACCCTGCCCGGCATGACCGTGGTCTGCGGCGACTCGCACACCTCCACCCACGGTGCATTCGGCGCATTGGCGCACGGCATCGGCACCTCCGAAGTCGAACACACCATGGCCACCCAATGCATCACCGCCAAAAAATCCAAAGCCATGCTGATTAAAGTAGACGGCCGTCTGAAACCCGGCGTAACCGCCAAAGACGTGGCACTCTACATCATCGGCCGAATCGGCACCGCCGGCGGCACCGGCTACGCCATCGAATTCGGCGGCGAAGCAATTCAAAGCCTCTCTATGGAAGGCCGCATGACCTTGTGCAACATGGCCATCGAAGCCGGCGCACGCTCCGGCCTGGTGGCGGTTGACCAAACCACCATCGATTACGTACAAGGCAAACCGCTCGCCCCCAAAGGCGACGACTGGGAAAAAGCCGTAGCCTATTGGCGCACACTGGTTTCCGATGAAGGCGCACAGTTCGACAAAGTATTTGAATTTGATGCCGCCGACATCGAACCGCAAGTAACTTGGGGCACTTCGCCCGAAATGGTGCTCGACATCAACGGCAACGTGCCCAATCCCGCCGCCGAAGCCGATCCGGTCAAGCGCAGCGGCATGGAGCGCGCCCTGCAATACATGGGCTTGCAGGCCGATACCCCGTTGAATGAAATTCCGGTAGACGTAGTGTTTATCGGCTCCTGCACCAACAGCCGCATCGAAGACTTGCGCGAAGCCGCCGCCGTGGCCAAAGGCCGCAAAAAAGCCGCCAACGTCAGCCGCGTGCTGGTGGTGCCCGGCTCCGGCCTGGTAAAAGAGCAGGCCGAACAGGAAGGCTTGGATAAAGTATTCACCGAAGCCGGTTTTGAATGGCGCGAGCCGGGCTGCTCGATGTGTCTGGCCATGAATGCCGACCGCCTCGAGCCGCAAGAACGCTGTGCCTCCACTTCAAACCGCAACTTTGAAGGCCGCCAGGGCAACGGCGGACGCACCCACCTGGTCAGCCCGGCCATGGCGGCAGCGGCAGCCGTTACCGGCCATTTTACCGACGTGCGCGCATTAGGGGTATCCTGA
- a CDS encoding HAD family hydrolase, translating into MNTQAVLFDLDGTLADTALDLGGALNSLLRRHGLPEKSMSEVRPVASHGAGGLILMGAGIGKNHPQYAQWRQDYLAEYERCFDCETVLFEGVNELIAELGRRGIQWGIITNKPHTFTHRLVPKLGFVTAPAVVVSGDTCAEAKPSTKPMHYACAQIGVAPERCIYVGDAERDMQAGKHAGMFSVLADWGYIAADDRPENWLQDCRIGAPLELLAHLS; encoded by the coding sequence ATGAACACCCAAGCCGTATTATTTGATCTGGATGGCACTTTGGCCGACACTGCCCTTGATTTGGGCGGCGCGCTCAACAGCTTGCTGCGCCGCCACGGCCTGCCCGAAAAAAGCATGAGCGAAGTGCGGCCTGTGGCCAGCCACGGTGCCGGCGGCCTGATTCTGATGGGGGCGGGCATCGGCAAAAACCATCCGCAATACGCACAATGGCGCCAAGATTATCTGGCCGAATATGAGCGCTGCTTCGACTGCGAAACCGTGTTGTTTGAGGGCGTGAACGAATTGATTGCCGAGCTTGGCCGACGCGGCATCCAATGGGGCATCATCACCAACAAACCGCATACCTTTACTCATCGCCTGGTGCCCAAGCTCGGCTTTGTCACGGCGCCGGCGGTGGTGGTGAGCGGCGACACTTGCGCTGAAGCCAAGCCCAGCACCAAGCCGATGCATTATGCCTGTGCACAAATCGGCGTTGCCCCTGAGCGTTGTATCTATGTGGGCGATGCCGAACGCGATATGCAGGCCGGCAAACATGCGGGCATGTTTTCGGTGTTGGCAGATTGGGGCTACATCGCGGCAGACGACCGCCCTGAAAACTGGTTGCAAGACTGCCGTATCGGCGCACCGTTGGAATTGCTGGCGCATTTGTCTTAG
- a CDS encoding cation diffusion facilitator family transporter → MSHNHHNHAHDHGAHAHGSNKKVLRVSLLIIAAFMLVEIIGGLLTNSLALLSDAGHMFSDAAALGLSLAAFHFGERPGSRRNTFGYKRFEILAAALNGLTLLAIAAVIIYAAIGRFIRPPEIATLGMLAVSSAGLLVNIFVAWYMHRGGDTDENINMRGAYLHVLGDLLGSVGAIAAALLMMAFGWRWADPLASVVVALLIAKSGWGVLKSALHILMEGAPTGVDSDKIVAAITQVPGVESVHDLHIWTITSGLHVLSCHIVVDGGLTVAEAERISHRIEQVLQHQDISHVTVQTESRAHGHGDELVCTVRPAAHEDGHG, encoded by the coding sequence ATGTCGCACAATCACCATAATCATGCTCACGACCATGGCGCCCATGCTCATGGCAGTAATAAAAAAGTATTGCGTGTGTCGCTGTTGATTATCGCCGCATTTATGCTGGTGGAAATCATCGGCGGCCTGCTCACCAACAGCTTGGCGCTATTGTCTGATGCCGGGCACATGTTTTCCGATGCGGCTGCGCTGGGGCTTTCGCTGGCGGCTTTTCATTTCGGCGAACGGCCGGGCAGCCGCCGCAATACGTTTGGTTACAAGCGCTTTGAAATTCTGGCGGCTGCGCTGAACGGGCTGACGCTGCTGGCGATTGCCGCCGTGATTATTTATGCCGCCATCGGCCGCTTTATCCGCCCGCCCGAAATCGCCACGCTCGGCATGCTGGCGGTGAGCAGCGCCGGTTTGCTGGTGAATATTTTTGTGGCCTGGTATATGCACCGCGGCGGCGACACCGATGAAAACATCAACATGCGCGGCGCCTATCTGCATGTGTTGGGCGACTTGCTCGGCTCGGTGGGCGCGATTGCGGCGGCGTTGCTGATGATGGCGTTCGGCTGGCGTTGGGCCGACCCGCTGGCCAGTGTGGTGGTGGCGCTGCTGATTGCTAAAAGCGGCTGGGGCGTGTTGAAAAGTGCGCTGCATATTCTGATGGAAGGCGCTCCGACTGGTGTAGACAGCGATAAAATTGTTGCCGCCATCACGCAGGTGCCGGGTGTGGAATCGGTGCATGATCTGCACATCTGGACCATCACCAGCGGCCTGCATGTTTTATCGTGCCATATTGTAGTTGACGGCGGCTTGACAGTGGCTGAGGCGGAGCGCATCTCGCACCGGATCGAACAGGTTTTGCAACATCAAGACATCAGCCATGTTACCGTGCAAACCGAGAGCAGGGCGCATGGCCACGGCGATGAATTGGTGTGCACCGTCCGCCCCGCTGCGCATGAAGACGGGCACGGATGA
- a CDS encoding entericidin A/B family lipoprotein, whose protein sequence is MKKLILITLTAMSLLSACNTVSGFGEDVQKAGSKLEQSADRNGAN, encoded by the coding sequence ATGAAAAAACTGATTTTGATTACCTTGACCGCTATGTCTTTACTGTCTGCCTGTAACACCGTATCAGGCTTCGGTGAAGACGTACAAAAAGCCGGCAGCAAACTGGAACAGTCTGCTGATCGCAACGGCGCCAACTGA